A single region of the Leptodactylus fuscus isolate aLepFus1 chromosome 5, aLepFus1.hap2, whole genome shotgun sequence genome encodes:
- the LOC142202609 gene encoding oxaloacetate tautomerase fahd2, mitochondrial-like, whose protein sequence is MSGFVQSILQAVQHHSVRILPRRGISRFSPLKMRLIQFQSSASAGRRIGLELDGEKVIDLNAFDSSLPCGMKEFLEGGEATLQIAKRALDSGQHILSRSQLSVLAPITNPEKVICIGMNYVDHCLEQNVPVPKEPIIFSKFPSSIVGPYDSIVLPSESQQVDWEVELAFVIGKKGKNIKEQDAMEHVAGFTVAHDVSARDWQMSKNGKQWLLGKTFDTFCPMGPALVTKDAISDPHNLGIRCRVNGNLVQDSNTNQMVFKTEALIAWVSKFVTLNPGDVFLTGTPPGVGVFRKPPVFLKAGDVVECEIDELGVISNPVV, encoded by the exons ATGTCGGGGTTCGTCCAGAGTATCCTACAAGCAGTCCAGCATCACTCTGTCCGTATCTTGCCCCGGAGAGGCATATCCCGCTTTTCTCCACTGAAAATGAGGCTAATTCAGTTTCAGAGCTCAGCGTCTGCAGGTCGGAGGATTGGATTAGAGCTGGATGGAGAGAAGGTCATTGACCTAAACGCCTTTGACTCATCACTGCCATGTGGGATGAAAGAATTCCTAGAAGGTGGTGAAGCGACATTACAGATCGCTAAGAG GGCCCTGGATTCCGGTCAGCACATCCTGAGCCGCTCCCAGCTCTCAGTCTTGGCTCCCATTACTAATCCTGAGAAGGTTATTTGTATTGGGATGAACTACGTTGATCACTGTCTGGAGCAAAATGTCCCTGTTCCAAAAGAACCCATCATCTTCAGCAAGTTCCCCAGCTCCATTGTTGGTCCATACGACTCTATTGTCCTTCCTTCAGAAAGCCAG CAAGTGGATTGGGAAGTGGAACTTGCCTTTGTCAtaggaaaaaaggggaaaaacatCAAG GAGCAGGACGCAATGGAGCACGTGGCTGGATTTACTGTGGCTCATGACGTAAGCGCTCGCGACTGGCAGATGTCAAAGAATGGCAAGCAATGGCTGCTGGGTAAAACATTTGACACTTTCTGTCCAATGGGCCCAGCGCTTGTAACTAAAGACGCTATATCAG ACCCCCATAACCTTGGAATCCGTTGTCGAGTGAATGGGAACCTCGTCCAGGACAGTAACACAAACCAGATGGTCTTCAAGACGGAAGCACTTATCGCCTGGGTCTCCAA ATTTGTCACGTTAAATCCAGGAGATGTATTTCTCACTGGGACACCTCCTGGAGTCGGCGTATTCAGGAAACCACCAGTATTCCTTAAG GCAGGAGATGTGGTTGAATGTGAAATCGATGAGTTGGGGGTGATCAGTAACCCTGTGGTGTGA